One stretch of Geitlerinema sp. PCC 9228 DNA includes these proteins:
- a CDS encoding pentapeptide repeat-containing protein, producing the protein MIVRWLKKQLHRQFRPSPSHQSHHCLNNEQFQSQYAAGKRDFSHKTLIDVDLQGIPLRGMDFRYADLRMLRDLHRENIDLTHADLTGAILSGVNLSHLDFSHTILCDADLEATNFSGACLDAANLANAHLQNAELKQAYGLGVNFYRGNLQGANLEHADLGEANFSKANLRDSNLAWANLNRANLSDANLAGANVNYADLEASNPEQARLYNASITGVRLPLGVYVTTKRRSALQRFQGGESEMESG; encoded by the coding sequence ATGATTGTTCGCTGGTTGAAAAAACAATTACACCGCCAATTTCGCCCTTCCCCCAGCCACCAAAGCCATCATTGCCTGAACAACGAACAGTTCCAAAGCCAATACGCCGCTGGCAAACGGGATTTTAGCCATAAAACGCTGATTGATGTGGATTTGCAAGGGATTCCCCTGCGAGGGATGGATTTTCGCTATGCCGATTTGCGAATGCTACGGGATTTGCACCGGGAAAATATTGATTTGACCCATGCCGATTTAACTGGTGCTATCCTCAGCGGTGTTAATCTCAGCCACTTGGATTTTAGCCATACCATTCTCTGTGATGCGGATTTGGAAGCGACCAATTTCAGCGGTGCCTGTCTGGATGCGGCGAATTTAGCCAATGCCCATTTGCAAAATGCTGAGTTGAAGCAAGCCTACGGTCTGGGGGTGAATTTTTATCGGGGGAATCTACAAGGTGCCAATTTGGAACATGCGGATTTGGGAGAGGCAAATTTCAGCAAAGCGAATCTCCGCGACAGCAATTTGGCTTGGGCGAATCTCAACCGCGCCAATCTCAGCGATGCCAATCTGGCTGGGGCGAATGTTAATTATGCGGATTTGGAGGCTTCCAATCCGGAACAGGCGAGGTTATACAATGCCAGCATTACGGGGGTTCGTTTGCCGTTGGGGGTTTATGTGACGACGAAACGGCGTTCTGCTTTGCAGCGTTTTCAAGGTGGCGAATCGGAAATGGAATCGGGGTAG